One Thalassoglobus sp. JC818 genomic region harbors:
- a CDS encoding M14 family metallopeptidase, protein MDESNSWAETYHDCVEQVVDLGTQHGWTIDSQSLVDHELYRTTFMKLGPERPRKLLVVTSGLHGVEGFLGSAIQAMIIRHFSNRLDPERESAILLVHAINPFGFDQLRRFDENNVDLNRNFLLRGEEYQGANEGYRNLNRLLNPPNWPRFEIPFALQAGWKIARHGLNSLQRAVAGGQYDYPSGLFFGGQEPTRTLRALEKVLLPEIQSTPATLHFDIHSGLGLSGEYQFLVGHELSAEEIGLLKVLSANRMKFPEEDKAYEAKGNFNRWIRHHAPMASSICLEYGTFPPVEVLGALRAENAAHHWGEPGSNHFREAKNRLKEAFFPSSRSWRSRVYNESKSLFDRIFDLWLNQ, encoded by the coding sequence GTGGACGAATCAAACTCTTGGGCTGAGACTTACCACGATTGTGTCGAACAAGTTGTCGACCTTGGAACGCAACATGGTTGGACAATCGATTCACAATCACTGGTCGACCATGAACTCTATCGAACCACGTTCATGAAGTTGGGCCCGGAGCGTCCTCGCAAGCTGTTGGTCGTCACTTCTGGATTGCATGGAGTCGAAGGATTCCTCGGATCTGCAATTCAGGCGATGATCATTCGTCACTTTTCTAACCGACTCGATCCTGAAAGAGAGTCCGCCATTTTGCTCGTTCATGCGATCAATCCGTTCGGGTTTGATCAACTGCGGCGGTTCGATGAAAACAACGTGGATCTCAATCGCAACTTTCTTCTCAGGGGCGAAGAGTATCAAGGTGCGAACGAGGGCTATCGCAATTTGAATCGACTTTTGAACCCGCCGAACTGGCCACGCTTCGAGATTCCGTTTGCCTTACAGGCAGGCTGGAAGATCGCCCGACACGGACTCAATTCTCTTCAGCGGGCTGTTGCAGGGGGGCAGTATGACTACCCTTCCGGATTGTTTTTCGGAGGTCAGGAGCCAACACGGACGTTGCGAGCTTTAGAGAAAGTGTTGCTGCCGGAAATTCAATCAACCCCAGCGACATTGCATTTCGATATCCATTCTGGACTCGGTCTCTCCGGGGAGTACCAATTCCTCGTCGGGCATGAACTCTCTGCTGAGGAAATCGGATTGTTAAAGGTGCTGTCGGCGAATCGAATGAAGTTCCCCGAAGAAGACAAAGCGTACGAAGCCAAAGGGAATTTTAATCGGTGGATTCGACATCACGCTCCGATGGCTTCTTCGATCTGTCTGGAGTACGGAACCTTTCCGCCGGTTGAAGTTCTCGGTGCACTCCGAGCTGAGAATGCCGCTCATCACTGGGGCGAGCCGGGATCAAATCACTTCCGCGAGGCAAAGAACCGGCTCAAGGAAGCATTTTTCCCATCGTCGCGCAGTTGGCGATCAAGAGTCTATAATGAGTCGAAAAGTTTGTTTGATCGAATTTTCGACCTGTGGCTGAATCAATAG
- a CDS encoding SDR family oxidoreductase — MRALIIGCGYVGLPVAQRWCEDSWKVTALTRSETHRKEFTEVGIESVIGNVLDRESLRALPEADICLYSVGYDRSADDSKRDVYVQGLRNVLNEISGRIPRCIYISSTSVYGQQDGEIVNEDSDCDPETEGGRICLAAEELVRNWSDQADHSSTILRLAGIYGPGRLIGRRAQLESQQTLPGNPQAWLNLVHRTDIVEAIHKIATSASARDLYVLSDGTPTRRIDFYSELARQLGTHAPVMGPPQETELGKRVDPSRIIEDFDFALQFPDVRSGLAASLER; from the coding sequence ATGCGCGCTCTGATTATTGGATGTGGGTACGTGGGATTGCCCGTTGCCCAGCGATGGTGCGAAGACTCTTGGAAGGTCACAGCACTGACACGCTCGGAAACACATCGGAAAGAGTTCACCGAAGTAGGGATCGAGTCGGTTATTGGCAACGTGCTCGATCGAGAATCACTGCGTGCACTGCCGGAAGCGGATATTTGCCTCTATTCCGTCGGCTATGATCGGTCGGCAGACGACTCGAAGCGCGACGTCTATGTGCAGGGTCTGAGGAATGTGCTGAATGAGATCAGCGGCCGCATTCCTCGCTGTATCTACATCTCCAGCACAAGCGTCTACGGACAGCAGGACGGTGAGATCGTCAATGAAGATTCTGATTGTGATCCGGAAACTGAAGGGGGAAGAATTTGTCTGGCAGCGGAGGAACTCGTTCGAAACTGGAGCGATCAGGCAGATCATTCTTCCACGATTTTGAGGCTGGCCGGAATTTACGGTCCCGGGCGGCTGATTGGTCGGCGAGCGCAACTGGAGTCTCAACAGACGTTACCGGGAAATCCGCAGGCGTGGCTGAATCTGGTTCATCGCACCGATATCGTGGAGGCGATTCACAAAATCGCGACGTCTGCGTCGGCTCGCGACCTCTATGTGCTTAGCGACGGTACACCGACTCGGCGAATTGACTTCTATTCCGAATTGGCCAGACAGCTTGGAACTCATGCACCGGTGATGGGGCCGCCCCAGGAAACAGAACTCGGCAAGCGTGTCGATCCTTCGCGAATCATCGAGGACTTCGACTTCGCGTTACAGTTCCCTGACGTGAGAAGTGGGTTGGCAGCCAGTCTTGAACGTTGA